In bacterium, a single window of DNA contains:
- the leuA_1 gene encoding 2-isopropylmalate synthase, with product MQFREPEDQLYVDPKNYTKGLNFPDPSAIRVYDTTLRDGEQTPGVALTPPQKYEIAKLVSRMGSHIIDMGFPASDASEREALSLVLEGKRKGEIRQDLEVLVMCRSNPGDIDHTLNTLRALGAGPDEITFLIFTSASSLHIKYKLGDSFLKRAGKSPDDLLDTPIEWFRTENEKMVQDAIGYAKSQGVTYVEFGSEDASRTPIEQLIKLVQAAVEGGADRYIFPDTTGSLTPEATAYYCDHLAAAFPGLPLVSHFHNDYDLGTINTLTAMHHGMPYFSATINGLGERAGNAPLHAVVTALKLQYGITIPGFQYDLLWEARKLVERLTGIPIQVHEPVVGQNVFAHESGIHTHGVLQHPKTYEPIPAELVGGERRFVFGKHSGRNVIRHTLQEAESLLSSRGVAVDEALVEQVLSRVKDIRVERAEDGTAAQVIEDLQVGLRKIGMIAEDVVQIALELAHSQTIQAAE from the coding sequence ATGCAGTTCCGGGAACCGGAAGACCAGCTTTACGTCGACCCCAAGAATTACACGAAGGGGCTCAACTTCCCGGACCCCTCAGCGATTCGGGTCTATGACACCACCCTCCGGGATGGCGAGCAGACGCCAGGCGTAGCCCTGACTCCCCCCCAAAAGTACGAAATCGCGAAGCTGGTCTCCCGGATGGGATCCCACATCATTGATATGGGCTTTCCGGCCTCTGATGCCAGCGAACGGGAAGCACTGAGCCTGGTGCTGGAAGGCAAGCGGAAGGGGGAGATACGGCAGGATCTGGAAGTCCTCGTGATGTGCCGCTCGAATCCCGGTGACATCGACCACACGCTCAACACGCTCCGGGCATTGGGGGCCGGACCGGACGAGATCACCTTTCTGATTTTCACATCGGCGAGCAGCCTCCACATCAAGTACAAGCTCGGCGATTCCTTTCTGAAGCGGGCCGGGAAGTCGCCGGATGACCTCCTCGACACCCCAATCGAGTGGTTCCGGACCGAAAACGAAAAGATGGTGCAGGATGCCATCGGCTATGCGAAATCCCAGGGCGTGACGTATGTGGAATTCGGCTCAGAGGATGCCAGCCGGACCCCCATTGAGCAGCTCATCAAACTGGTGCAGGCTGCGGTCGAGGGGGGCGCAGACCGGTACATCTTCCCGGACACCACCGGGTCGCTCACCCCCGAAGCTACCGCCTACTACTGTGATCATCTGGCAGCAGCGTTCCCGGGTCTGCCGTTGGTGAGTCATTTCCACAATGACTATGACCTCGGCACCATCAATACGCTCACGGCCATGCACCACGGGATGCCCTACTTCTCGGCCACCATCAATGGCCTGGGCGAACGGGCGGGCAATGCCCCACTTCATGCAGTGGTCACGGCCCTGAAGTTGCAGTACGGCATCACGATCCCGGGGTTCCAGTACGACCTGCTCTGGGAAGCGCGCAAACTGGTCGAGCGACTCACCGGGATACCGATCCAGGTGCATGAGCCAGTGGTGGGCCAGAACGTCTTTGCACACGAGTCGGGCATTCACACACACGGCGTGCTGCAGCATCCCAAGACATACGAGCCCATCCCTGCTGAACTGGTGGGTGGCGAACGTCGATTCGTGTTCGGCAAGCACTCCGGACGGAATGTGATTCGCCACACCCTGCAGGAGGCCGAGAGTCTCCTCTCCAGTCGCGGTGTGGCCGTGGATGAAGCCCTGGTGGAGCAGGTCCTCTCCAGGGTCAAAGACATCCGGGTCGAGCGGGCGGAGGACGGCACCGCGGCCCAGGTGATCGAAGATCTGCAAGTCGGGCTCCGCAAAATCGGGATGATCGCCGAGGATGTGGTGCAGATCGCCCTGGAACTGGCACATTCCCAGACTATCCAGGCGGCGGAGTAA